The stretch of DNA CGCGCGCCTATGGGCGCGCGGTCGTCGAGGCCCATGCGCTCGCCGTCGATCTGGCGCGACGCGCGCAGAAGGTCCTCGCCGTCGCGCCGATGTTGCGCGCGAAAGGCGCAGGGCGCGTCGTCGAGATGCTGCTTGCTGACGACGCCGTCACGCCCGCCGCCGCCGCTTCCCACGCCGGCCTCTCCGATCGCGCGGCGCGGCGGCTGTTCGACCGCCTCGTCGCGCTTGGCGCCGCGCGCGAGCTCACAGGGCGTGAGACCTTCAGGATCTATGGTCTATGAGCCGCGCCGGCGCCGCCCGTCTTGATCGCGACCTGTCCGACTTGCCCGACGGGATGCGCTGGCGCGAATGGATGATGCGCGCCGAGGCGGCCATCTTCGCCGCGGCGCGACCCGTCGCGCGCCAGACGCTCGCCGGGCTCGTCGGCGACGCTTGCCACCTCGACGCGCTCATCGCTGACATCAACGAGGAGCTCAAAGGGCGACCTTACGAAATCGTCTTCGTCGCCGGAGGCTGGCAGTTTCGCACGCGCCGGCGCCATGCCGAGACGCTTCGCGCGCTCGGCAGCGCAAAAGATGCCGGGCCGCCGTCTTTCACCAAACTCGAAATGCTGGCGCTCTCGGCCATTGCCTATCAGCAGCCGGTCACCCGCGCTGAGCTCTCGCGTCTTGCTGGCCACGACATCAGTCGCGACATTCTCGGCCGGTTGAAGAGCCTCGGCGTCATCACGCCTGGGCCCCGCGCCCCTCAGCCTGGCGCGCCGATCGCCTGGGTGACGACCGCCCGCTTCCTCGAAGTCTTCGCGCTCGGCAGCCTGCGCGATCTGCCGGAGCTCGACGAACTCGAGAACGACGAGACGAGAAGCGTCGATGAGGGCGTCGAAGCCGCGCTCGATGAGGTACTCTGGTTAAACGACGAAGAGGGGGCGGATGACATTCCCTGTGCGGAGGACGGGGTTGAGGTTTGAAGAAAGGCGGCTGTCAGTGATTGACCAAGGCGCCCATTTGATCTCCCCCTTGCCGTTCGAGGGCGTGACCAATCCGTCACCATTCGGCCATCAAACCTGGCGCGGGAACAGATTGGGCTGCGGCGCAATCGACCCTACAACCGCTTACCGAGGAGAAGGATCATGTCCGACAAGCTCACCACCTGCCTGTGGTTCGACCACGGCAAGGCGCGCGAGGCCGCCGAATTCTATGCCGCAACCTTTCCCGACAGCCATGTCGGCACCGCCAACGCCTCGCCCAACGACAATCCGTCGGCAAAGCAGGGGGACGAATTGACGGTCGCATTCACAGTGCTCGGCCGCGCGTTCATCGGGCTGAACGGCGGGCCCCATTCCAAGCCTAACGAAGCGGTCAGCTTCATGATCCTGACCGACGACCAGGAGGAAACCGACCGCTACTGGAATGCGATCGTCGGCAATGGCGGCGAAGAAAGCATGTGCGGCTGGTGCCGCGACCGCTGGGGCTTTTCGTGGCAGATTACGCCGCGCGCGCTGCTTGCGGCGACGACCGATCCCGATAGGGCGGCGGCCAAGCGCGCAATGGACGCAATGATGACGATGCGTAAGATCGATATCGCCAAGATCGAGGCAGCGCGCCGTGGGGAGAACGCCGATGCGTAGGATCGCCGGCGCGGTCTTCCTCTCGCTCGACGGCGTGATGCAGGCTCCGGGCGGCCCCACCGAGGACTATATAGGTGGGTTTGATGAGGGCGGCTTGCTATTCAGGTTTGCCGACGACGGCATATTCGAGACGATAGGGTCGCTGTTCGCCGGTGAGTATGACTTGCTGCTCGGGCGGCGCACCTACGATATCTTCGCCGCCTATTGGCCCTATGTCGAGGGCGACGGCGCAGAGATGGGCAGGGCCTTCACACGGGCTGGCAAGCATGTGCTGACCCGAGGCGACCAGCCGCTGGAGTGGGAAAACAGCTACCGTCTTGGTGGCGTTGACGACGTTGCGGCGCTCAAACAGAGCGAAGGCCCCGACCTCATCATCCAGGGGTCGAGCGCAATCTACCCGGGCCTGCTCGCCGCCGGTCTGATCGATCGGCTGACGCTAATGACCTTCCCGGTAATGCTTGGGCGTGGCAAGCGCCTGTTCGGGGACGGCACGCCGGCGCGCATACTCCGGATGGTCGACCATAAGGTTACGCCGAGGGAACTGTGATCGCCACCTATGAGCCTGGCGGCGCTATCCCGACCGAGGGCTCTTTTCCTGAGCCAGGCATCAGCGCCCGCGAGACCGAGCGGCAAAGGAAGATGCAGGATGGGCGTTGGTGATCAGGACGTGAAAGGTCTTGTCGTGGCTGAGCGTCAATTGTTGCCCAAAAGACTGCGCCGATTACAAGGTGCTCGACGCCACGCTGGATAGAACCGCCAGTGCCGCAATGGGCCGAACGGATAGGCGAATTGCTGGCAGATAGGTTTGGAGACGTGACAACCGTCGCAAGCAGCTGGGAAGGCGCCGCGGCGGCTTCCAGAGGAAATTTCCCGAGGGAAAATTTATCCTGGCCAAGACTCGGCGCGGGGATTTCGTCCATTCAGGAGAAGAAGAAGCAATACATCACCTTTCGCACGCGATCCCCCACAGCGTGACCGACCAGCGGAACGGTCTCCAAGACCCGAACGGTGCATCAGGCATCCGCTTGAGTTGGGGCCTTCGGCAAACCCGGGGCGGTTCATCACGCCGCATGAATACGTCTGCAAAATATGGGCAAACGCCCCCGAGCGGTTCACAAATGATCCGACCCAGCTCACTCCGGGACCCTAATCGCCGAGCGATGTGTTTTGCTCGCATGAGCGATGACCGAGGCCATGCTTTCAGGGAGGCGAATCTCCCGAGGGCTGACCATGGCTTGCGATTCTCGCCGTCGCGAACGCACCCCGGACAATCGAGCGCGCATCGACGGTGCCTGTGCCCCTCGCGCCAATCCGCCAAAGCATTGGCGCGCGTCCTTTTGCCTCAGCCTTGCTTAGCTTGCAGGCGCCCGGAACTGGCAGCGATATTCCCGATCGCTGACGAGGTCGCCTCTTGTCGTCGAGCGGCCTGAGTGCGCTGGCCCGCACTTAGGCCGCAGTCACGCCGTTGGATCTCGGTGACCGTGAGAGGCGTGACCTCCTTTGCGCCCCGCCTCCGATGCGAGCGCGTGGTTTCTCGCAAAGCTACGCTTGCTGGGGTCGACAGATTGCCCGCCCTTGCGTCCGGCGCGCGACGCGAGCTCAGGGTTTTGAGAGAAGCTGCGCTTTTCGTTGGGAACGGACTTCCCGCCCTTGCGGGCGATTTCGCGCTGCTTCTCCGGGGACATAGACGCGAAGCCGCGGTTGGCCTTCTTTACTTCCTGCATTCACGCCTCCTGCTTTGAACTAAGCGCTCAAATAGGTCAGGCCAAGGCGTTGGCCACCAATGCCCGGCATTAGGAAGCCGTTTGAAGAAAGGGGCAGGGTTGTCGCCGACTTCAGTATCAAAAATCTTCAAGTCAGTGTGAATACGGCCCACTGCCGCTCGATATGGACCTAGAAACGCCTGGTCGTTTGTCAGCAAAAAACCGCGCTGATTAGTTTCAGCATCTTGAAGTGTCGAAAGCGCCTGTAGAAAGGATGTTCGTACCGCGAGCGTATGCTCGACCCACCGGTGTTCAGCGAGTTGGCGTTGGAGGGAAAAAGTGGTTCCCGCGATCGCCGCGATAAGTAACCCGAAAATCGTGGCTATCAGAGGCGTCCGCTTGATCGTAACTGTTGGCCTCATGAGACGGGCCCGGGTTTTGCTTCCAGTGGTGAGACTCCCGCACACAAGATTCCTGACAGTCCCTGGCTGAAACGCCCTCCGCTACCACGCAAATAAATCAGATAGTTAGCTTATTCCCCAACCCGCTACAGTCTTTCACCCCCTTGGCTACCCCGACTTCAAAGTTGTCTCGCCGAAGTTCGTCCTCGTCATAATAGGACTGCGAGAATCCCCGAAAATTCGTTTGAAGCTGACGCCGCCCTGCGGTTCTGTTGAGCCGTGCGCAAGGCCGCCGCCAGCCGAAGCCATTGTCGGCCCGGCGCAAAAAATGACCGAAGCGCGATGGGAGGAGACATCCGTGTCAGGGGATTTCGAACGAGAACTGACCAAGCGCGTCTGGACGGACGACACTTTCGCGACCCAAGTGGAAAGGAGCCCAGTCGAGGCGCTCAGGTCGATGGGCGTCGAGGTCCCCGCCGGCGTCAAAGTGAAAGTGGTGGTGCAGCGCCGGGACACAATCTACTTCACCATCCCGCCTGCCCGGGCACCTCACTCGGAGCCCGCGACGGCGCCCCTCAATCAGATGGACCTCTGGTCCAGCAAGGGGCTGTTGATTTGGCTTGTCCCCGTGGCCGCCAAATTCAAGCTTCTGGCCCTGCGCAACGCCGCCCGCAAAGAGGGGGACCGACAGTGAACAACGCCGATTTCGTCGAACAATACTATGAGCGCATCGCGACCGATCCTGACTATCGCGCCAAGCTGCTCGCCGACCCGGTCGGGAGCGTGTGCGAGCAGTTCGGCTACGCGCCGGGCCTCGATCTGAAAATCGAGATCATCGAGCA from Methylocystis parvus OBBP encodes:
- the scpB gene encoding SMC-Scp complex subunit ScpB — translated: MSRAGAARLDRDLSDLPDGMRWREWMMRAEAAIFAAARPVARQTLAGLVGDACHLDALIADINEELKGRPYEIVFVAGGWQFRTRRRHAETLRALGSAKDAGPPSFTKLEMLALSAIAYQQPVTRAELSRLAGHDISRDILGRLKSLGVITPGPRAPQPGAPIAWVTTARFLEVFALGSLRDLPELDELENDETRSVDEGVEAALDEVLWLNDEEGADDIPCAEDGVEV
- a CDS encoding VOC family protein, giving the protein MSDKLTTCLWFDHGKAREAAEFYAATFPDSHVGTANASPNDNPSAKQGDELTVAFTVLGRAFIGLNGGPHSKPNEAVSFMILTDDQEETDRYWNAIVGNGGEESMCGWCRDRWGFSWQITPRALLAATTDPDRAAAKRAMDAMMTMRKIDIAKIEAARRGENADA
- a CDS encoding dihydrofolate reductase family protein, which encodes MRRIAGAVFLSLDGVMQAPGGPTEDYIGGFDEGGLLFRFADDGIFETIGSLFAGEYDLLLGRRTYDIFAAYWPYVEGDGAEMGRAFTRAGKHVLTRGDQPLEWENSYRLGGVDDVAALKQSEGPDLIIQGSSAIYPGLLAAGLIDRLTLMTFPVMLGRGKRLFGDGTPARILRMVDHKVTPREL
- a CDS encoding general stress protein, with product MQEVKKANRGFASMSPEKQREIARKGGKSVPNEKRSFSQNPELASRAGRKGGQSVDPSKRSFARNHALASEAGRKGGHASHGHRDPTA
- a CDS encoding CHASE3 domain-containing protein is translated as MRPTVTIKRTPLIATIFGLLIAAIAGTTFSLQRQLAEHRWVEHTLAVRTSFLQALSTLQDAETNQRGFLLTNDQAFLGPYRAAVGRIHTDLKIFDTEVGDNPAPFFKRLPNAGHWWPTPWPDLFERLVQSRRRECRK